The Flavobacterium piscisymbiosum genome includes a region encoding these proteins:
- a CDS encoding TonB-dependent receptor, protein MTTHKFLFFSIFFFFSVLSHSQQNQGFFVIGEVTENSGQTIPYATISIEKTNFSMISDENGSFIFKNIKPGKYTLKITAIGFSNYKKNIEVSSADVNFKVRLENELNELESVTVLGRTATDKVNKQAYNVTALDAKKLHNTTLDLSHALDRVSGVRVREAGGVGSRSELSINGFSGNQIKVFIDGVPMDNFGSSFQLNNIPVNLADRVEVYKGVVPIWLGGDALGGAVNIVTNSKPRTYVDASYSFGSFNTHRSAVNAGYTAKSGFTTEINAFQNYSDNNYWVNVDAANLFSGQYYPNQRVRRFHDNYHNETVVVNIGITGKKYADKLLFGLTAGQNKADIQTGARMESVFGSVYSKGNILMPTVKYQVKDLFTKGLNFNLTGNFNFGEEKNIDTVYIRYNWFGESRKFDGLGGERSRTLRKFKNNNGIATANATYSLNERHSFMLNNTFNTFDRKESDELVPESLVYKQPKKSQKNVIGLGYKFDYNEKWSTSVFLKDYSLKTTYSRSYNPSGNTGDIAYQQYVDHTSVMGYGGATSYYIRQNLQVKGSFEKSYRLPNPQEIFGNVNENIAGNLDLKPETSNNFNAGVSYQTSFRKVNAMTFDLNFLYRDATDFIRSELNINQTMQTNVNQGRVTNYGVDTEIRYSYKNRFTAGVNMTYQNLRNMTKFEPGQEYVSLFYKDRVPNIPYLFGNFDATIFFNDFIKKGNNLSVGYNLLYVYDYYLSWPSRGIQSSKLDIPTQFNHDINIVYTLADGKYNIAFECKNALDNKLYDNFSLQKPSRGFYLKFRYFFDKSRK, encoded by the coding sequence ATGACAACTCACAAATTTTTATTTTTTAGTATATTTTTTTTCTTTTCGGTCTTATCGCATTCCCAGCAAAATCAGGGTTTTTTCGTCATTGGAGAGGTAACAGAAAATTCCGGACAAACAATTCCGTATGCCACGATAAGTATCGAAAAAACGAACTTCAGCATGATTTCGGATGAAAATGGGAGTTTTATTTTCAAAAATATAAAGCCGGGAAAGTACACTTTAAAAATCACTGCAATTGGTTTTTCGAACTATAAAAAAAATATTGAAGTTTCATCGGCAGATGTCAATTTTAAGGTTCGCTTAGAAAATGAATTAAACGAATTGGAAAGTGTTACGGTTTTAGGACGTACAGCAACCGATAAAGTAAATAAACAAGCTTATAATGTAACGGCTCTTGATGCTAAAAAGCTTCATAATACTACGCTTGATTTGTCTCATGCTTTAGACAGAGTTTCCGGTGTTCGTGTCCGTGAAGCTGGTGGAGTAGGTTCAAGATCAGAACTTTCGATAAATGGTTTCTCGGGAAATCAAATCAAGGTTTTTATTGATGGAGTTCCCATGGATAATTTTGGATCTTCTTTTCAGCTGAATAATATTCCTGTAAATCTTGCTGATCGTGTCGAAGTTTACAAAGGTGTTGTACCCATTTGGCTGGGCGGTGATGCTTTAGGAGGTGCGGTGAATATTGTGACAAATAGCAAACCAAGAACTTATGTTGATGCATCTTATTCTTTTGGATCTTTTAATACGCATCGTTCTGCTGTAAATGCGGGTTATACTGCTAAAAGCGGATTTACGACAGAAATAAATGCTTTTCAAAATTATTCTGATAATAATTATTGGGTCAATGTTGATGCAGCCAATTTGTTTTCGGGTCAATATTATCCAAATCAGCGTGTACGAAGATTTCATGATAATTACCATAACGAAACTGTGGTTGTAAACATTGGAATTACTGGAAAAAAATATGCTGATAAATTGTTATTTGGCCTTACAGCAGGTCAAAATAAAGCAGACATTCAAACAGGAGCAAGAATGGAAAGTGTGTTTGGATCTGTTTATTCAAAAGGAAATATCCTGATGCCAACTGTAAAATATCAGGTTAAAGATCTTTTTACAAAAGGGTTGAATTTTAACCTTACGGGGAATTTTAATTTTGGAGAAGAAAAAAATATTGATACCGTATATATCAGATATAACTGGTTTGGCGAGAGCAGAAAGTTTGACGGTTTAGGAGGAGAGCGCAGTCGCACGTTGCGTAAATTCAAAAACAATAACGGAATTGCTACAGCAAATGCCACTTATAGTTTGAACGAGAGACATTCATTTATGTTAAATAATACCTTCAACACTTTTGATCGTAAAGAAAGTGATGAGTTGGTTCCTGAATCTTTAGTGTACAAACAACCTAAAAAATCACAAAAAAATGTAATAGGACTAGGTTATAAGTTTGATTATAACGAGAAGTGGAGTACATCTGTATTCTTAAAAGATTATTCTCTAAAAACGACTTATTCCAGAAGTTATAACCCATCTGGAAATACCGGAGATATTGCATACCAGCAGTATGTAGACCATACTTCTGTAATGGGATATGGTGGAGCAACAAGCTACTATATCAGACAAAATTTGCAGGTAAAAGGATCTTTCGAAAAAAGTTACCGTTTACCAAATCCACAGGAAATCTTTGGAAACGTAAATGAAAATATTGCCGGAAATCTTGACCTTAAACCGGAGACCAGTAATAATTTTAATGCTGGAGTGAGTTATCAAACTAGCTTTAGAAAAGTAAATGCCATGACATTTGATCTGAACTTTTTGTATCGGGATGCTACAGATTTTATACGTTCTGAGCTGAATATAAATCAAACCATGCAAACCAACGTCAATCAGGGCCGAGTGACTAATTACGGAGTAGATACAGAGATTCGATATTCATACAAAAACCGATTTACTGCAGGTGTAAATATGACTTATCAAAATCTTCGTAACATGACAAAATTTGAGCCAGGTCAGGAATATGTATCGCTTTTTTACAAAGACAGGGTGCCAAACATCCCCTATTTATTTGGAAATTTTGATGCGACGATATTTTTTAATGATTTTATAAAAAAAGGAAATAATTTATCTGTAGGATACAATCTTCTTTATGTCTATGATTATTATTTGTCATGGCCAAGCCGTGGTATTCAGTCTAGTAAACTGGATATTCCAACACAGTTTAATCACGATATAAATATTGTTTACACGCTTGCAGACGGAAAATACAATATAGCTTTTGAATGTAAAAATGCATTAGACAATAAGCTGTACGACAACTTTTCGTTGCAAAAACCAAGTCGTGGCTTTTACCTCAAATTCAGATATTTTTTCGATAAATCACGTAAATAA
- a CDS encoding helix-turn-helix domain-containing protein — MKIKSKILAHEKSLIQIEIGDTYYPKNYLTEENVNIKNGDSEQIKSHHLITEGMVLLDTQMLFSTPQTIIFEIDEESVVMNFIYCNNVETHIDELETEKYSKKNTHNIFYATKYKATIKIPAFEEINYFSIILSKDFYYNIINEDWELHEKFSKNILLKKSSYLTSKYIPFTPAIQWVIHEIKNCNRQGALKKMYIETKIRELLIHQLETIITIPIQKDLIDEDDYNKLLEAKQILDNDYVHAPTLAELSRLISLNEFKLKKGFKACFGTTVKSYIIKLRMEHAKELFQNKASTVSDVAYKCGYKDVSHFSAAFKNFYGFSPQKFKINWDHIHFWITGILLLS; from the coding sequence TTGAAGATCAAATCGAAAATTTTAGCACACGAAAAGTCACTTATTCAAATTGAAATTGGTGACACTTATTACCCAAAAAATTATTTAACAGAAGAGAATGTAAATATAAAAAATGGTGATTCAGAACAAATTAAGAGCCATCATTTAATCACCGAAGGAATGGTTTTGCTTGATACACAAATGCTCTTTTCAACGCCTCAAACTATCATTTTTGAAATTGATGAAGAATCTGTGGTGATGAATTTTATTTACTGCAATAACGTCGAAACTCATATTGATGAATTAGAAACAGAAAAATATTCAAAAAAGAATACTCATAATATATTTTACGCTACAAAATATAAAGCAACTATAAAAATACCTGCCTTTGAAGAAATTAATTACTTTTCTATAATCTTGTCAAAAGACTTTTATTACAATATCATCAATGAAGATTGGGAACTTCATGAGAAATTTTCAAAAAATATCCTGCTTAAAAAATCGAGCTATCTTACTTCGAAATATATTCCCTTTACGCCGGCAATTCAATGGGTGATTCACGAAATAAAGAACTGTAACCGTCAGGGTGCCCTAAAAAAAATGTATATCGAAACTAAGATCAGGGAACTGCTTATACATCAGCTTGAAACAATCATTACCATACCCATACAAAAAGATTTAATTGATGAAGACGATTACAATAAATTATTAGAAGCCAAACAAATACTAGACAACGATTATGTTCACGCACCAACATTGGCAGAACTTTCAAGGTTGATTTCGCTAAATGAATTTAAACTAAAAAAAGGGTTTAAAGCTTGTTTTGGAACTACCGTGAAAAGTTATATTATTAAACTCAGAATGGAGCATGCCAAAGAATTATTTCAGAATAAAGCTTCGACAGTTAGTGATGTAGCATACAAATGTGGCTATAAAGATGTGTCTCATTTTTCGGCAGCTTTTAAAAACTTCTATGGTTTTTCACCTCAAAAGTTCAAAATCAATTGGGACCATATTCATTTTTGGATTACGGGAATTTTACTGTTAAGCTAA
- a CDS encoding hydrolase, which translates to MKKLILTAALLFVTFIGFAQKPSPAQLDPFNHTLVLIDYESQMAFAVNNIPIDQLRNNTALVAGASKIFKVPTIVTTVAEKSFSGPVFREIEEFYPKATSNYIDRTSMNTWEDIPAHKAIVAKGKKKLVFAGLWTSVCIVGPALSAINEGYDVYVITDASGDVSKEAHEMAVTRMVQAGAHPVTSLQYLLELQRDWARQETYVPVTDLVKKYGGAYGVGVQYAHEMLKH; encoded by the coding sequence ATGAAAAAATTAATCCTTACCGCAGCATTATTATTTGTAACTTTTATTGGATTCGCTCAAAAACCAAGTCCTGCACAATTAGATCCTTTCAACCACACATTAGTACTTATTGATTACGAAAGCCAAATGGCATTTGCAGTAAATAACATTCCAATCGATCAACTTCGTAACAACACCGCTTTAGTTGCCGGAGCTTCAAAAATATTCAAAGTTCCTACCATTGTAACAACCGTTGCAGAAAAGTCATTTAGCGGACCCGTTTTTCGTGAAATCGAAGAATTTTATCCAAAAGCTACTTCAAACTACATCGATCGTACTTCAATGAATACCTGGGAAGATATTCCTGCTCATAAAGCTATAGTTGCAAAAGGTAAAAAGAAACTGGTTTTTGCAGGTTTATGGACAAGCGTTTGTATCGTTGGGCCAGCATTATCAGCAATCAACGAAGGTTATGATGTATATGTAATTACAGATGCAAGTGGCGATGTTTCTAAAGAAGCACACGAAATGGCCGTAACCCGTATGGTTCAGGCAGGTGCTCATCCGGTAACTTCATTACAGTATTTATTAGAATTACAACGCGACTGGGCTCGTCAGGAAACTTATGTACCTGTAACAGATTTAGTTAAAAAATACGGTGGTGCTTACGGTGTTGGTGTTCAATACGCTCACGAAATGTTGAAACACTAA
- a CDS encoding amidohydrolase, whose amino-acid sequence MKLSFKILAFLFIISLPVFAQGKRATLIVHHAVIHTLDDKNTIVEAMAVADGKILKTGKNSDILKLKNKNTTVIDAKGKVIIPGIFDSHMHIIRGGRFFNTELRWDGVRTLKRALAMLKEQAQRTPKGQWVRVVGGWNAYQFEEKRLPTLAEINEATGDVPAFILHLYGHAYLNKAGIVALKIDANTPNPNAGLIEKDANGNPTGLLVAEPNAFILYSTLAKLPELTEDEKFNSTKQFMTEMNRLGVTAIMDAGGGFQNFPDDYGVTNGLCKDSDLTIRMPYYLFAQKAGTELNDYTKWMQTVEIGEGCDDDDHSDKVEYHVQGAGENLVMSAGDFENFDKPRPELSPAMEGQLKEVLSLLVKNRWPFRIHATYNESITRFLNVIEDINKENPLNGLLWFFDHGETVSVENLKRIKALNGGLAIQHRMAYQGESFIKRYGKAAAANTVPLKKILELGIKVGMGTDGTRVASYNPWVGLYWLTTGKTLGGLKYMNDENIVDRTTALKLFTYGSAQLINIEKDRGMLTADKLADFAILSDDYFNTPEEQILNIESKLTVVNGKVVYADDDFRNFAQPTPKAIPDWSPVNYFGGYQKN is encoded by the coding sequence ATGAAACTCTCTTTCAAAATACTAGCTTTTCTTTTCATCATTTCCCTGCCTGTTTTCGCTCAAGGCAAAAGAGCCACACTTATCGTTCATCATGCTGTAATTCATACTTTAGACGATAAAAATACGATTGTAGAAGCAATGGCTGTTGCCGATGGAAAAATCCTTAAAACCGGAAAAAACAGCGACATTTTAAAACTAAAAAACAAAAACACAACTGTAATAGATGCCAAAGGAAAAGTAATTATTCCCGGAATATTCGATTCACACATGCATATTATACGCGGTGGAAGATTCTTTAATACCGAGTTGCGCTGGGATGGTGTTCGTACTCTAAAAAGAGCTTTGGCAATGCTAAAAGAACAAGCACAAAGAACGCCAAAAGGCCAATGGGTTCGCGTTGTTGGCGGATGGAATGCTTATCAGTTTGAAGAAAAAAGATTACCAACTTTAGCAGAAATTAATGAAGCTACAGGAGATGTTCCGGCATTTATTCTTCATTTATACGGTCACGCTTATCTAAACAAGGCCGGAATCGTAGCCTTAAAAATAGATGCCAATACACCAAACCCAAATGCGGGATTGATTGAAAAAGATGCCAACGGAAACCCAACCGGATTATTAGTGGCAGAACCAAACGCTTTTATTTTATACTCGACACTTGCTAAACTTCCGGAATTAACTGAAGATGAAAAATTCAATTCGACTAAACAATTTATGACCGAAATGAACCGACTTGGCGTAACAGCAATTATGGATGCAGGAGGCGGATTTCAAAATTTCCCTGACGATTACGGCGTAACCAACGGTTTATGCAAAGACAGCGATTTAACCATTAGAATGCCTTATTATTTGTTTGCACAAAAAGCAGGAACAGAACTAAACGATTATACCAAATGGATGCAGACTGTAGAAATTGGCGAAGGATGTGACGACGACGACCATTCTGATAAAGTAGAATACCATGTTCAGGGTGCAGGAGAAAATTTAGTAATGAGTGCCGGAGATTTTGAAAACTTCGACAAACCAAGACCTGAATTAAGCCCGGCGATGGAAGGACAATTAAAAGAAGTGTTGTCTTTATTGGTAAAAAACAGATGGCCGTTTAGAATTCACGCCACATATAACGAAAGCATCACCCGATTTTTAAATGTTATTGAAGACATCAACAAAGAAAATCCCCTAAACGGACTTTTATGGTTCTTTGATCACGGAGAAACGGTTTCTGTAGAAAACTTAAAACGCATAAAAGCGCTGAACGGCGGATTGGCAATTCAGCATAGAATGGCATATCAGGGAGAAAGTTTCATAAAAAGATATGGCAAAGCAGCAGCTGCAAACACAGTTCCGCTAAAGAAAATATTAGAATTAGGAATTAAAGTAGGAATGGGAACTGACGGAACTCGTGTAGCAAGTTACAATCCGTGGGTTGGTTTATATTGGTTAACTACAGGAAAAACACTGGGCGGTTTAAAATATATGAATGACGAAAATATAGTAGACAGAACAACGGCACTAAAATTATTTACCTACGGAAGCGCACAGTTAATCAATATCGAAAAAGACAGAGGAATGCTCACAGCAGATAAATTAGCCGATTTTGCCATTCTTTCTGATGATTATTTTAACACGCCTGAAGAGCAAATTTTAAACATCGAATCGAAACTTACAGTTGTAAACGGTAAAGTAGTTTATGCTGATGATGATTTTAGAAACTTTGCTCAACCTACTCCAAAAGCAATTCCGGATTGGAGTCCTGTAAACTATTTTGGCGGATATCAAAAAAACTAA
- a CDS encoding alginate export family protein, whose translation MNTLFRLLLFLGFISATNAQQNPVFQKLRYDDDATYLQTDSAKNAYEKIKYIPLSKNSNYFASIGGEARWQYTYTVNDKWGDESDEGDGYLLSRYLLHADVHLGIFRTFVEFQSSLANSKIDPSPVDENQLDIHQAFLDIDFIHNKSEQFTLRSGRQEMMYGSQRLVAVREGPNSRLAFDGIKLFYKNRNWQTDAFFTHPIANKTGTFNDEFNENAKFWGSYTVIHKVPFVENIDLYYLGLWKSRSVFDDAIGEETRHSLGTRIWKNKGNWKYDFEALYQFGKISEKTISAWTLSSFACYTFENVKFSPEIGLKTEIISGDKHSDDNHLQTFNPLYPRGAYFGLVALIGPSNLIDIHPSINLELTKKLGLGFDYDIFWRQTISDGLYAPNMQLLYSGKDTTERFIGSQLITNLDYAMNDFLSFTLETGWFNAGSFLKEVGTGKDYFYGALTAQFKF comes from the coding sequence ATGAACACACTATTCCGATTATTGCTGTTTTTGGGATTCATTTCAGCCACAAATGCACAACAAAACCCCGTATTTCAAAAGTTGCGGTATGACGATGATGCTACTTATTTACAAACAGATTCGGCCAAAAACGCATACGAGAAAATCAAATATATTCCGCTGAGCAAAAATAGCAATTACTTCGCCTCTATTGGCGGGGAAGCCAGATGGCAATATACTTATACTGTAAATGATAAATGGGGCGATGAATCTGACGAAGGCGACGGCTATTTACTTTCCCGTTATCTGCTTCATGCTGATGTTCATTTGGGAATTTTCAGAACTTTTGTAGAATTTCAAAGCAGTCTGGCAAACAGCAAAATAGATCCGAGTCCGGTAGATGAAAATCAGCTCGATATTCATCAGGCTTTTTTAGATATCGATTTTATTCATAATAAAAGCGAACAATTTACATTACGTTCCGGAAGACAGGAAATGATGTACGGTTCGCAGCGTTTGGTAGCAGTTCGAGAAGGCCCAAACAGCCGACTTGCTTTTGACGGAATCAAATTGTTTTATAAAAATAGAAATTGGCAGACCGATGCCTTTTTCACTCATCCGATCGCGAATAAAACCGGAACCTTTAATGATGAATTCAATGAAAATGCCAAATTCTGGGGAAGTTATACTGTGATTCATAAAGTACCATTTGTAGAAAATATCGATTTATATTATTTAGGATTATGGAAGAGCCGTTCCGTTTTTGATGATGCTATTGGAGAAGAAACCAGACACTCTTTAGGAACCAGAATCTGGAAAAACAAAGGAAACTGGAAATACGATTTTGAAGCACTTTACCAATTCGGAAAAATAAGTGAGAAAACAATTTCCGCCTGGACACTTTCTTCTTTTGCCTGTTATACTTTTGAAAATGTGAAATTCAGTCCCGAAATCGGATTGAAAACAGAAATTATTTCAGGAGATAAACATTCAGATGATAATCATTTACAAACCTTTAATCCCTTATATCCAAGAGGCGCTTATTTCGGATTAGTAGCTTTAATTGGCCCGTCTAATTTAATTGATATTCATCCGTCGATTAATTTAGAATTAACTAAAAAATTGGGTTTGGGATTTGATTATGATATTTTTTGGAGACAAACAATAAGCGATGGTTTATACGCGCCCAATATGCAATTATTGTATTCCGGAAAAGACACTACAGAACGTTTTATAGGTTCTCAATTGATTACAAATCTAGATTATGCTATGAATGACTTTCTTTCTTTTACACTTGAAACCGGTTGGTTTAATGCAGGTTCATTCTTAAAAGAGGTTGGTACAGGAAAAGATTATTTTTATGGGGCTTTGACTGCTCAATTTAAATTCTGA